From [Clostridium] symbiosum, a single genomic window includes:
- a CDS encoding phosphoribosyltransferase family protein, with the protein MKTYELNLFGVKRELPFIDLEDDLAFASFVIMGDTELIMACAPELVKKIGDVDVIVTAEAKGIALAYEISRILGKKEFIVARKSIKSYMSGVVSVSVHSITTSGEQHLYLDGHDAERIRGKRVCIVDDVISTGESLYALEALVESAEGIVIKKAAVLAEGNAAKRDDIIFLQKLPLFQKSDNGSYEIKA; encoded by the coding sequence ATGAAAACCTATGAATTGAATCTTTTTGGTGTTAAACGGGAGCTGCCTTTTATCGATTTGGAGGACGATCTGGCCTTCGCCAGCTTCGTGATTATGGGAGATACGGAATTGATTATGGCCTGTGCACCGGAGCTTGTTAAGAAGATCGGGGACGTGGATGTGATTGTGACGGCGGAAGCCAAGGGAATTGCCCTGGCCTATGAAATCAGCAGAATCCTCGGGAAAAAAGAGTTTATCGTTGCAAGAAAAAGCATTAAATCTTATATGAGCGGAGTGGTATCGGTTTCCGTGCATTCCATCACTACCTCAGGGGAGCAGCATCTGTATCTGGATGGTCATGATGCGGAGAGGATCCGGGGAAAAAGAGTGTGTATTGTTGACGACGTGATTTCTACCGGAGAGTCTCTCTATGCACTGGAAGCGCTGGTTGAAAGTGCAGAGGGAATTGTCATTAAAAAAGCAGCGGTTCTCGCAGAGGGAAACGCGGCAAAGAGGGATGACATTATCTTTCTGCAGAAGCTACCGTTATTTCAGAAATCTGATAACGGAAGCTATGAAATCAAGGCATAA
- a CDS encoding ABC transporter ATP-binding protein — protein MKSKNRKIDLIFRFLQGSKGYFAVAVAASLISTVLNALTPQIFRFSVDEVLSGNGGSYLSDKLWVLALMIVAVAVASGIFTYISRTNTAKAGENFAKNLRDTLFIHVQKLPMKWHDRHQTGDIIQRCTSDVEVIRGFVVTQLLEVFRTAFLVVISFVMMFSMNVKLSCIVLLFVPVVIVYSTVFYRLIAKRFTTADEAEGELSTVVQENATGVRVVRAFGREQFEMERFDEKNNAFAKLWIRLGTLSGLYWGIGDLITGLQVVAVIIFGVMEAVNGSISVGEFIAFAAYNSTLVWPIRGLGRILSDMSKAGVSFERVDYIIRSEEEEYGKGEESEKGKSCDASRRKNTESTGKYDISFRHVSFGYEEGKEVLRDVSFTIPEGRTFGILGGTGSGKSTVIQLLSRLYELDGNKGSICIGGRAIQDIPIEALRRNIGMVLQEPFLYSRTIRENIAASVPDASMEEIRYAAQIACIDDAIMNFPDGYETLVGERGVTLSGGQKQRIAIARMLLQKAPIMVFDDSLSAVDSQTDYNIRHALKEHMREATVILISHRVTSLMGADEIMVLNQGKIEECGTHGELIRKNGIYRRIYEIQMSRDDREKMEE, from the coding sequence ATGAAATCAAAAAATAGAAAAATCGATTTAATATTTAGATTTCTTCAAGGTTCAAAAGGCTACTTTGCAGTGGCGGTAGCCGCGTCGCTGATATCGACCGTATTAAATGCGCTGACACCGCAGATTTTCCGTTTCAGTGTAGATGAGGTGCTGAGCGGAAACGGCGGTAGTTATCTGTCGGATAAACTCTGGGTGCTGGCTTTGATGATAGTGGCCGTTGCGGTAGCCTCGGGAATTTTTACCTATATAAGCCGTACCAATACGGCAAAAGCAGGTGAGAATTTTGCGAAAAATTTAAGGGATACATTATTTATCCATGTCCAGAAACTTCCGATGAAGTGGCACGACAGGCATCAGACAGGAGATATTATTCAGCGGTGTACTTCCGATGTGGAGGTAATCCGCGGTTTTGTCGTGACACAGCTTCTGGAGGTGTTTCGTACGGCATTTCTTGTGGTTATTTCTTTTGTTATGATGTTTTCCATGAACGTGAAGCTGTCCTGCATCGTTTTGCTGTTTGTACCCGTCGTAATCGTGTATTCGACGGTATTTTATAGGCTGATAGCAAAAAGGTTCACCACCGCGGATGAAGCAGAGGGAGAACTTTCCACTGTGGTGCAGGAAAATGCAACAGGAGTCCGGGTGGTACGTGCATTTGGCCGTGAACAGTTTGAAATGGAGCGGTTTGATGAGAAGAATAATGCTTTTGCAAAACTGTGGATCCGCCTGGGGACTTTATCCGGCCTGTACTGGGGGATTGGCGATCTGATAACGGGACTGCAGGTGGTTGCGGTTATTATTTTCGGAGTCATGGAAGCGGTAAACGGCTCCATATCTGTAGGGGAATTTATCGCGTTTGCTGCTTATAATTCTACGCTCGTGTGGCCGATCCGCGGCCTCGGCCGTATCCTGTCGGATATGAGTAAAGCCGGCGTTTCTTTTGAACGAGTAGACTATATCATTCGTTCCGAGGAAGAGGAATATGGAAAAGGGGAGGAATCCGAAAAAGGAAAATCATGTGATGCATCCCGGAGGAAGAATACAGAATCTACCGGAAAATATGATATTTCCTTCCGCCATGTTTCCTTTGGCTATGAGGAAGGAAAAGAGGTGCTTCGGGACGTTTCCTTCACGATCCCGGAGGGCCGGACATTTGGTATTTTAGGCGGAACGGGAAGCGGAAAATCCACGGTTATCCAGCTTCTTTCAAGGCTGTATGAGCTGGACGGAAATAAGGGAAGTATCTGTATAGGCGGCAGAGCGATTCAGGATATTCCGATTGAGGCGCTCAGGAGAAATATCGGGATGGTGTTGCAGGAACCGTTTTTATATTCCAGGACAATTCGGGAAAATATTGCGGCTTCCGTTCCGGATGCATCGATGGAAGAGATCCGGTATGCGGCGCAGATTGCGTGTATCGACGACGCTATCATGAACTTTCCGGACGGGTATGAGACACTTGTCGGAGAGCGGGGAGTCACTCTGTCGGGCGGGCAGAAACAGAGGATTGCCATTGCAAGAATGCTGCTGCAGAAAGCGCCGATTATGGTTTTCGACGATTCCTTATCGGCCGTCGATTCCCAGACGGATTATAACATCCGTCATGCGCTGAAAGAGCATATGAGGGAGGCAACGGTAATCCTGATCTCCCATCGGGTAACCTCACTGATGGGAGCAGACGAGATAATGGTGTTAAATCAGGGGAAAATAGAAGAGTGCGGAACCCATGGGGAACTGATACGGAAAAATGGAATCTACCGCAGGATTTATGAAATCCAGATGAGCCGGGATGACAGAGAGAAAATGGAGGAATAA
- a CDS encoding ABC transporter ATP-binding protein, with protein MAAYEEQEYNSPFSFGIWMKLSPFFKPYKKFFAITLGLNMLLAGVDILVPLFQSYAIDTFIIPGHMNGLGIFALIYIAVIIGQTACVYLSVRAATVIEMNVGKDLKRAQFQHLQTLSFSYYNTTPVGYIHARVMSDTLRIAGMIAWGLVDMFWALIYVVSVFVIMFILNARLALIITVIVPCIALLTMYFQNRILKWNRKVRRINSQITSSYNEGITGVKTSKSMVIENDNENRFFERTSDMHHAAIRSAKLNAVYIPAILFFSSVASAVVLAKGGYMVQENLIKLGTLSVFISYAVVIFEPIQQLARLLADLISCQANIERVMDLLEQKPNVVDRPDVLAKYGDAFSPNKENWERIRGDIVFEDVSFMYPDGKEYVLEHFNLHVPAGMNVAIVGETGAGKSTLVNLVGRFFEPTRGRILIDGVDYRERSQLWLHSQIGYVLQNPHLFSGTVRENIRYGRLDASDEEIEEAAERVSADKVVSKMEKGYDSDVGESGGLLSTGEKQLISFARAVLANPAIFVLDEATSSIDTQTEKLIQDATDHLLKGHTSFVIAHRLSTIRQADLILVVKDGKIIERGSHLELLNKKGYYYELYSRQFEEEAAMRIYAGEPEKANQENEF; from the coding sequence ATGGCTGCGTACGAAGAACAGGAATATAACAGTCCCTTCAGCTTCGGGATATGGATGAAGCTGTCTCCATTTTTCAAACCGTATAAAAAGTTTTTCGCAATTACGCTGGGGCTCAACATGCTGCTGGCGGGCGTAGATATCCTCGTACCGCTGTTTCAGAGCTATGCAATTGATACGTTTATCATACCCGGCCATATGAATGGCCTTGGGATATTTGCACTGATTTATATCGCAGTCATTATAGGCCAGACAGCCTGCGTCTACCTGTCCGTCCGTGCGGCGACGGTGATCGAGATGAATGTGGGAAAAGATTTAAAAAGAGCGCAGTTCCAGCATTTGCAGACACTGTCATTTTCCTACTACAATACGACGCCTGTGGGTTATATCCATGCCCGTGTCATGAGCGACACGCTGAGGATAGCGGGGATGATCGCATGGGGGCTGGTGGATATGTTCTGGGCCCTGATTTATGTGGTCAGCGTATTTGTGATTATGTTTATCCTGAATGCCCGCCTGGCGCTGATTATTACCGTGATTGTCCCATGCATCGCCTTGCTCACGATGTATTTCCAGAACCGGATTCTAAAATGGAACCGGAAGGTCAGGCGGATTAATTCCCAGATTACCAGTTCTTACAATGAAGGCATTACCGGAGTTAAGACGTCAAAGAGCATGGTGATAGAAAATGACAATGAAAACCGGTTTTTTGAAAGAACATCGGATATGCATCATGCGGCGATCCGTTCGGCGAAGCTGAATGCGGTCTATATCCCGGCTATTTTATTTTTCAGCTCCGTGGCATCCGCGGTTGTATTGGCAAAGGGCGGATATATGGTGCAGGAGAATCTCATAAAACTTGGGACCTTGTCCGTATTTATCTCTTATGCGGTCGTTATCTTTGAACCAATCCAGCAGCTTGCCAGACTGCTGGCCGATCTCATTTCCTGTCAGGCGAATATTGAGCGGGTGATGGACCTTCTGGAACAGAAGCCGAATGTGGTGGACCGGCCCGATGTGCTTGCGAAGTATGGGGATGCTTTTTCACCCAATAAGGAAAATTGGGAACGGATCCGAGGAGATATTGTGTTTGAGGATGTTTCCTTTATGTATCCGGACGGTAAGGAATATGTATTGGAGCATTTTAACCTTCATGTACCCGCCGGTATGAATGTCGCGATTGTAGGCGAGACGGGTGCAGGGAAGTCTACGCTTGTAAACCTCGTGGGCCGCTTTTTTGAGCCGACCAGGGGAAGAATCCTGATTGACGGTGTGGATTACCGCGAGCGGTCGCAGTTGTGGCTTCACAGCCAGATTGGCTATGTGCTGCAAAACCCTCATCTGTTTTCGGGAACCGTCCGGGAGAATATCAGATACGGACGCCTGGATGCCTCGGATGAAGAAATCGAGGAGGCCGCTGAACGTGTGTCCGCGGATAAGGTGGTCTCGAAAATGGAAAAGGGGTATGACAGCGATGTGGGCGAGAGCGGCGGCCTGCTGTCGACCGGTGAGAAGCAGTTGATTTCATTTGCGCGGGCAGTTCTTGCCAACCCGGCTATTTTTGTTCTGGATGAGGCGACTTCCTCAATCGATACACAGACGGAAAAGCTGATCCAGGATGCAACGGACCATCTGCTGAAGGGACATACTTCGTTCGTGATTGCCCACCGCCTTTCCACAATCCGCCAGGCGGACTTGATCCTGGTGGTAAAGGATGGAAAGATTATAGAGCGGGGCAGCCACCTGGAACTGCTGAATAAAAAGGGATATTACTATGAACTGTATTCCAGGCAGTTTGAGGAAGAGGCGGCTATGAGAATATATGCGGGGGAACCGGAAAAGGCGAATCAGGAAAACGAGTTTTGA
- a CDS encoding glycoside hydrolase family 3 N-terminal domain-containing protein: MLAINMADVVNVLNTCKPYLIGFAVVLVLAVIAIVAVHKMQAHKRKLVRAEAGIAILLALVVTVNLICWGPMSSMISLATGNGTISTETSDEATELCTEIAEEGIVLLKNEGNTLPLAGGNLNVFGWASTNPCYGGTGSGSLSDAYETVSLLQGLENAGFKLNTELSDFYTSYRADRPVVGMWEQDWTLPEPTADSYSAELLDNARAFSDTAMVVITRVGGEGADLPLDVSQVTYTNNSDSYNDFEPGEHFLQLDKTEKDMIDLVCSNFDNVVVVYNGANAMELGFVNEYEQIKSVVWCPGTGQSGFNGLGAVLSGKVNPSGRTSDTFVFDLETTPTSNNFGNFTYDNMDEFKVTQTGFTGKEEITTPSFIDYVEGIYVGYRFYETAAAEGLIDYDKTVLYPFGYGLSYTEFTQEMGEISEQDGRISFDVTVTNTGTTAGKDVVEVYYNPPYENGGIEKASANLIAFDKTDLLEPGASQTLTITFTAEDMASYDYRDAKGYVLDAGDYIISINRDSHNILAEQTYTVDETIRYTGEEGRSTDVLTATNLFDYAAGDLTYLSRRDGFANYEAATAAPASLTLKDEEKALFINNSNYNTESLNLADDEMPVTGAKNSIKLADLRGASYDDTRWEDLLDNMTVGDMDTVIALGGYQTSAAGSVGKVQTIDCDGPASINNNFTGTGSIGFPSAVMIACTWNEDIAEAFGQSIGKMADEMGVSGWYAPAMNIHRSAFAGRNFEYYSEDGVLSGRIAAKAVIGAEQYGVYAYIKHFALNDQETNRTSMLCTWTNEQAIREIYLKPFEIAVKEGGAKAVMSSFNYIGTRWAGGSSELCNTVLRDEWGFKGFVLTDYFGVYGYMSSDQAIRNGTDAMLVAYDTETNHVKDTKSATGVKAMRQACKNVMYTVVNSRAYEAENLQTGLLPWQIMAIVIDVILAAGILGLELVAVKRYKKRSGEAPVLESAPLNDSEDSKL, encoded by the coding sequence ATGTTAGCAATTAATATGGCAGATGTGGTAAATGTATTAAATACCTGCAAACCATATCTTATCGGCTTTGCCGTCGTGCTGGTACTTGCGGTTATTGCAATCGTGGCAGTGCACAAGATGCAGGCGCACAAGAGGAAACTGGTGCGCGCCGAGGCGGGGATCGCAATCCTTTTGGCGCTCGTTGTAACCGTAAATTTAATCTGCTGGGGACCTATGTCCAGCATGATTTCACTCGCAACCGGTAACGGCACAATATCCACGGAAACATCCGACGAGGCGACGGAACTTTGTACGGAGATTGCGGAGGAAGGAATCGTACTGCTGAAAAATGAGGGAAATACGCTTCCCCTGGCAGGCGGCAATTTAAATGTGTTTGGCTGGGCATCCACCAACCCCTGCTACGGCGGTACGGGTTCCGGATCCCTGTCCGATGCCTATGAGACCGTAAGTCTTCTTCAGGGCCTGGAGAACGCCGGTTTCAAGTTGAATACCGAACTTTCCGATTTCTACACATCCTACCGCGCGGACCGTCCCGTAGTCGGAATGTGGGAGCAGGACTGGACGCTTCCTGAGCCGACGGCCGATTCCTACAGTGCAGAGCTGCTGGATAACGCCAGGGCATTCTCGGATACGGCAATGGTGGTAATTACACGTGTCGGCGGTGAGGGCGCGGATCTGCCGCTGGATGTCAGCCAGGTGACTTATACAAATAACTCCGACAGCTATAACGATTTTGAGCCGGGAGAACATTTCCTCCAGCTTGATAAGACGGAGAAAGATATGATCGATCTGGTCTGCTCCAACTTCGACAACGTCGTTGTGGTTTACAATGGCGCAAACGCCATGGAACTCGGTTTTGTTAACGAGTATGAGCAGATTAAAAGTGTTGTATGGTGTCCGGGAACCGGTCAGTCCGGCTTTAACGGCCTGGGAGCAGTTCTGAGCGGAAAGGTGAATCCGTCCGGCAGAACCAGCGATACCTTTGTATTTGATTTGGAAACAACGCCTACGTCAAATAATTTTGGAAACTTTACCTATGACAATATGGATGAATTCAAGGTGACCCAGACCGGCTTTACCGGCAAAGAGGAGATCACGACCCCATCCTTTATCGATTATGTGGAGGGCATTTACGTAGGATACCGTTTCTACGAGACGGCTGCGGCCGAGGGGCTGATCGATTATGACAAAACCGTTCTTTACCCCTTTGGATATGGACTTTCCTACACGGAATTTACACAGGAAATGGGAGAAATCTCGGAGCAGGACGGAAGAATAAGCTTTGATGTAACCGTGACTAATACCGGGACTACCGCCGGTAAGGATGTGGTGGAAGTCTATTACAATCCGCCTTATGAGAACGGTGGAATCGAAAAAGCTTCGGCCAACCTGATTGCATTTGACAAGACGGATTTGCTTGAGCCGGGAGCTTCCCAGACTTTGACCATCACATTTACAGCGGAAGATATGGCGTCTTATGATTACCGGGATGCAAAGGGGTATGTGCTGGATGCGGGCGACTATATCATCAGCATCAACCGCGATTCCCACAATATCCTGGCAGAACAGACTTATACCGTGGATGAAACCATCCGCTACACAGGGGAGGAAGGACGTTCCACCGATGTACTTACGGCAACCAACCTGTTTGACTACGCGGCGGGAGATCTGACTTACCTTTCACGCAGGGACGGATTTGCCAACTATGAGGCGGCAACGGCCGCACCGGCAAGCCTGACGCTTAAGGACGAAGAAAAAGCGCTGTTCATCAACAACAGCAATTATAATACGGAGAGCCTGAACCTGGCGGACGATGAGATGCCGGTGACAGGAGCTAAGAACAGTATCAAACTGGCCGACCTGCGCGGCGCATCCTATGACGATACGCGGTGGGAAGACCTGCTCGACAATATGACGGTCGGCGACATGGATACGGTCATTGCCCTCGGCGGATACCAGACCTCGGCAGCGGGCAGCGTCGGAAAGGTGCAGACCATCGACTGTGACGGCCCGGCTTCCATCAACAATAACTTTACAGGAACCGGCTCCATCGGCTTCCCGTCGGCAGTTATGATCGCATGTACCTGGAATGAAGACATTGCGGAGGCATTTGGACAGAGTATCGGAAAGATGGCCGATGAAATGGGAGTTTCCGGCTGGTATGCACCGGCTATGAACATCCACCGCTCCGCATTTGCAGGACGTAACTTTGAGTATTATTCTGAGGACGGTGTGCTGTCCGGAAGGATTGCGGCAAAAGCGGTCATCGGGGCGGAGCAGTACGGTGTATACGCTTATATCAAACATTTTGCATTAAATGATCAGGAGACAAACCGTACCAGCATGCTGTGTACGTGGACGAATGAGCAGGCAATCCGTGAAATTTACTTAAAACCGTTTGAGATTGCGGTGAAAGAGGGCGGAGCCAAGGCAGTCATGTCTTCCTTCAACTATATCGGTACCAGATGGGCAGGCGGTTCCTCCGAGCTGTGCAACACAGTACTCAGGGACGAATGGGGATTCAAAGGATTTGTGCTGACCGACTACTTCGGTGTTTACGGTTACATGAGTTCGGATCAGGCAATCCGGAACGGCACCGACGCCATGCTGGTGGCATACGACACAGAAACAAACCATGTAAAAGATACGAAGAGCGCAACCGGAGTGAAGGCAATGCGCCAGGCATGCAAAAATGTGATGTATACGGTAGTAAACAGCCGTGCCTATGAAGCGGAGAATTTACAGACCGGATTGCTGCCATGGCAGATAATGGCGATTGTGATTGATGTCATCCTTGCGGCCGGCATTCTCGGTCTGGAACTTGTAGCTGTGAAACGCTACAAAAAGAGAAGCGGTGAGGCGCCAGTCCTGGAATCCGCACCGTTAAATGATTCAGAGGATTCCAAGCTTTAA
- a CDS encoding glycoside hydrolase family 3 C-terminal domain-containing protein codes for MKHMDIIEKMTVEEKAAFLSGKNEWQSRDIPHLGIPSIFCADGPHGVRKQAGEGDHLGLNPSLPATCFPTAATVANSWDEELGEELGRVLGAEAAALGVNVLLGPGLNMKRSPLCGRNFEYFSEDPYQAGKMAASYIRGIQSQGVAACPKHFAVNSQELRRMAMNAVIDERTLREIYLTGFEIAVKEGGAKALMTSYNEINGTYANENEHLLKDILRGEWGFDGMVVTDWGGSNDHVRGVACRSNLEMPTPGLDSARQLLKALDEGRLTMEELDTCVDDLLDAVLSLTENSRAGAGAEEGKETKPEEKPDGETAGPADRKSGKSAAGFDAAAHNAIAWKAASESIVLLKNVPDPEPLLPLKKSCSVALIGDFAIRPRYQGAGSSLVNPIMEIATMETMISGYPLVNAGCAAGYRRTGEADEALKKEALDLAQSADVVIYCFGLNEISESEGMDRSHMRIPQNQIELLEALVKVNSNIVGVLSGGSAVEMSWHHCCKAIVHGYLGGQAGAGAMLDVLTGKVNPSGRLAETYPVRYEDTPAFRYFPSTERNSEYRESLYIGYRYYDTARVRVQYPFGYGLSYTSFVYSGLTVTETGVTFCLENTGECDGAEVAQLYVGCWDGAVFRPEKELKGFKKVFLKRGEKKQVSIPFDDKTFRYWNVATNQWETEAGTYQILVGACVLDIRLSGSITRTGTTDRLPYEGLELPSYRTGFIQNVDREEYEKLLGHPLPSGKWMGELGLNDAVCQMYYAKSGLARLIYKVLTDKKNKNEAAGTPDLNLLFQYNIPFRAIAKMTGGMVSMEMAEGAVTVVNGHFFRGIGRIIAGFFRNLKANKQYEKKLGN; via the coding sequence ATGAAACATATGGATATCATAGAAAAAATGACGGTGGAGGAAAAAGCGGCATTCTTAAGCGGCAAGAATGAATGGCAGAGCCGGGATATCCCGCATCTCGGCATTCCATCCATCTTCTGTGCGGACGGACCTCACGGCGTGAGGAAGCAGGCGGGCGAGGGGGATCACCTTGGGTTGAATCCCTCTCTGCCGGCAACCTGTTTTCCAACTGCGGCAACGGTCGCAAACAGCTGGGATGAGGAGCTGGGTGAGGAACTGGGCCGGGTATTGGGCGCCGAGGCGGCAGCCCTTGGGGTGAATGTGCTGTTGGGCCCGGGCCTGAATATGAAGCGCAGCCCGCTCTGCGGCCGGAATTTCGAGTACTTTTCCGAAGACCCGTACCAGGCGGGAAAAATGGCCGCATCCTATATCAGGGGCATACAGAGCCAGGGAGTGGCGGCCTGCCCGAAACACTTTGCGGTAAACAGCCAGGAACTCAGGCGAATGGCAATGAACGCCGTCATTGATGAGCGTACTTTGCGGGAAATCTATCTGACCGGATTCGAGATTGCGGTAAAAGAGGGCGGGGCCAAAGCCCTGATGACCAGTTATAATGAGATAAACGGAACGTATGCGAATGAAAATGAGCATTTGCTGAAGGATATCCTCCGGGGCGAATGGGGATTCGACGGGATGGTAGTGACGGACTGGGGCGGTTCCAACGACCATGTCCGCGGCGTGGCATGCCGTTCGAACCTGGAGATGCCGACGCCGGGGCTGGACTCCGCAAGGCAGCTTCTCAAAGCGCTTGACGAGGGCAGACTGACCATGGAGGAGCTGGACACCTGCGTGGACGATCTTCTCGACGCGGTGCTGTCGCTGACGGAAAACAGCCGGGCCGGCGCAGGAGCGGAAGAAGGGAAAGAGACAAAGCCAGAGGAAAAGCCGGACGGAGAGACAGCCGGACCAGCAGATAGAAAGTCAGGTAAAAGTGCTGCCGGATTCGACGCGGCGGCTCATAATGCCATAGCATGGAAGGCTGCGTCGGAGAGCATTGTGCTTTTGAAAAATGTGCCGGATCCGGAACCTCTGCTGCCCCTTAAAAAATCATGCAGCGTGGCATTGATTGGAGACTTTGCAATTCGCCCGCGGTATCAGGGAGCCGGTTCCTCTCTGGTGAATCCGATTATGGAAATCGCAACGATGGAAACCATGATTTCCGGCTATCCGCTCGTCAACGCCGGATGCGCGGCGGGCTACCGGCGCACCGGTGAGGCGGATGAGGCGCTGAAAAAAGAAGCGCTTGATTTGGCGCAGAGTGCGGATGTGGTAATTTACTGCTTTGGACTCAACGAGATCAGCGAGTCGGAGGGAATGGACCGCAGCCATATGCGGATTCCGCAGAACCAGATTGAACTGCTGGAAGCGCTCGTAAAGGTAAACAGCAATATTGTCGGTGTATTGAGCGGCGGTTCCGCGGTTGAAATGTCATGGCACCACTGCTGCAAGGCGATTGTCCACGGTTATCTGGGCGGCCAGGCGGGAGCGGGCGCCATGCTCGATGTGCTGACCGGCAAGGTTAATCCGTCCGGAAGGCTCGCCGAGACATATCCGGTACGGTATGAGGATACCCCTGCATTCCGCTACTTCCCGAGTACGGAGCGGAATTCGGAATATCGGGAGAGCCTGTATATCGGCTACCGGTACTACGACACCGCCAGGGTCCGCGTGCAGTACCCCTTTGGTTACGGCCTGTCCTACACGTCTTTTGTCTACAGCGGGCTGACGGTGACGGAGACAGGGGTAACCTTCTGCCTTGAGAATACCGGGGAATGTGACGGCGCGGAGGTGGCGCAGCTTTACGTCGGGTGCTGGGACGGAGCCGTATTCCGCCCGGAAAAGGAGCTGAAGGGATTTAAAAAGGTATTCCTGAAACGGGGAGAGAAAAAACAGGTTTCAATCCCGTTTGACGATAAGACATTCCGGTACTGGAACGTTGCGACAAACCAGTGGGAGACGGAGGCGGGAACCTACCAGATTCTGGTCGGCGCCTGCGTGCTTGATATCCGGCTCAGCGGCAGCATCACTCGTACGGGAACAACGGACAGACTGCCCTATGAAGGTCTGGAACTGCCGTCTTACCGTACCGGCTTTATTCAGAATGTGGATCGGGAGGAGTATGAGAAACTTCTTGGGCATCCCCTTCCCTCCGGCAAGTGGATGGGAGAACTGGGGCTCAACGATGCAGTCTGCCAGATGTATTATGCAAAGAGCGGACTCGCCAGGCTCATTTATAAGGTGCTGACCGATAAAAAGAATAAAAACGAGGCGGCCGGGACTCCGGACCTCAACTTGCTGTTCCAGTATAATATCCCGTTCCGGGCGATTGCCAAGATGACGGGAGGTATGGTCAGCATGGAAATGGCGGAGGGGGCTGTGACCGTGGTGAACGGACATTTCTTCCGGGGAATCGGACGGATTATAGCCGGATTCTTCCGCAATTTAAAGGCGAATAAGCAGTATGAGAAGAAATTAGGGAACTGA
- a CDS encoding GHKL domain-containing protein, translating to MNIANLMDTPRICTAIAEWAACVSYIMMLRRKISGIKLYGAFAGMLLWFLLYQHLAGIAPLFLWIPGMLGAAFCMYLFIFRICDVTPQDAGFCCIRAFVLAEFAASLQWQLNVWLVVHFQLYNFFITAAIMTVVYLVVYFVYWFLEREHIPQDENMNVGNKELVGATTIVLAAFTISNLSFIMPDTPFSSATSSILYVRTLVDFGGLVMLAAQMEKREELRMRGENQLMNVMLQRQYDQYRMSIDNVELLRREFHDLKHYMIAIRAEEDPEKRNQYLAEMEQAILTQEALTNTGNRVLDVVLTTKSTYCSQKEITFTCMADGSLISFMHVKDICSIFGNALDNAIECVSQFEDPEKRLVTLSMFRKNQFLMIQFENYTETPLEFNSGRLPRTTKGNTQYHGYGLKSIQAAAQKYGGSMTLQSKDNWFTLSVLIPVECLPEK from the coding sequence ATGAATATTGCCAACCTGATGGACACGCCCAGGATATGCACGGCCATTGCCGAGTGGGCGGCGTGCGTCTCCTATATTATGATGCTGCGAAGAAAAATTTCCGGAATAAAGCTTTACGGCGCGTTTGCCGGAATGCTTTTATGGTTTCTGCTCTATCAGCACCTGGCCGGAATTGCCCCGCTGTTTCTCTGGATACCCGGGATGCTGGGCGCTGCTTTCTGCATGTATCTGTTTATCTTCCGGATATGCGATGTGACGCCCCAGGATGCAGGATTTTGCTGTATCCGCGCCTTTGTGCTGGCGGAATTTGCCGCCTCCCTGCAGTGGCAGCTTAATGTCTGGCTGGTGGTTCATTTCCAGCTGTACAATTTCTTCATAACCGCGGCTATTATGACTGTGGTGTATCTGGTGGTCTATTTCGTATACTGGTTTCTGGAACGTGAGCACATTCCGCAGGATGAGAATATGAATGTGGGAAATAAAGAGCTGGTGGGCGCCACCACGATTGTACTGGCGGCATTTACTATCAGCAATCTGAGCTTTATCATGCCGGACACTCCGTTTTCCAGCGCCACCAGTTCGATCCTGTATGTCCGCACTCTCGTGGATTTTGGAGGCCTCGTCATGCTGGCCGCCCAGATGGAAAAACGGGAGGAGCTGCGGATGCGCGGCGAAAACCAGCTCATGAACGTGATGCTCCAGAGGCAGTATGACCAGTACCGCATGTCCATCGATAATGTGGAGCTGCTGCGCCGGGAATTTCATGACTTAAAACACTACATGATTGCCATCCGGGCGGAGGAAGATCCGGAAAAACGTAATCAATATCTGGCGGAAATGGAACAGGCTATTCTCACGCAGGAAGCCCTGACCAATACCGGAAACCGGGTGCTGGACGTCGTGCTTACCACGAAAAGCACTTATTGCTCCCAGAAAGAGATTACCTTCACCTGTATGGCGGACGGAAGTCTCATTTCCTTTATGCATGTAAAAGATATCTGCTCCATTTTCGGCAATGCCCTGGACAATGCCATCGAATGCGTTTCCCAGTTTGAAGATCCGGAAAAACGTCTGGTGACCCTGTCCATGTTCAGGAAAAACCAGTTTTTAATGATCCAGTTTGAAAATTATACGGAAACTCCACTGGAGTTCAATTCCGGCCGGCTTCCCCGCACAACGAAGGGCAACACCCAGTATCACGGTTACGGCCTTAAAAGCATTCAAGCCGCCGCACAAAAGTACGGCGGCTCTATGACCCTTCAGTCCAAGGACAACTGGTTTACCCTGTCTGTTTTGATTCCTGTGGAGTGCCTTCCGGAAAAATAA